From the genome of Nostoc sp. C052, one region includes:
- a CDS encoding fertility inhibition FinO-like protein, translated as MIAGKLEITIKINELPQSNIVENGWQQFEIDCDGRIITIIVKPKIYKKLTDAASNYPQWVAAIAGKLGQQTDNGFVLEEPNIQVFERKPKAETTSVFGAVS; from the coding sequence ATGATTGCAGGCAAACTAGAGATCACAATAAAAATCAACGAGCTGCCACAATCCAACATAGTGGAGAATGGTTGGCAACAATTTGAAATTGACTGTGATGGTCGCATCATAACAATTATAGTCAAACCCAAGATTTACAAGAAACTGACTGATGCTGCTAGTAATTACCCACAGTGGGTTGCAGCAATCGCTGGTAAACTCGGTCAGCAAACAGACAACGGGTTCGTGCTGGAGGAACCCAATATACAAGTTTTCGAGCGTAAGCCCAAGGCAGAAACGACCTCTGTCTTCGGTGCTGTTTCTTGA